The genome window CTTCAAGCACGGCAATCACCAGCCCGTCACGCGTGCCAAAATGCTTATAGAGCGTGCGGGTCGAGACGCCCACGGGCGCGATAACACGATCGACACCCACGCCCCGAAAGCCTTCAGCTTCAAATATGCGCGCAGCACCCACAATGATTTCATTTCGTTTATTCATAAACAAAGTGTAAAACGATCGCTTTACACGTCAAGTCTGTTTTTTAAACCACCGGGCTTTATGCTGATTCCCGCACCACCAGTTGGCCGGAAAGCGTGATGCGCTGCGGGGGAAGATCCGGCTCGCTCAGCTTGCGCAGGATCAGGGCGGCGGCCTGTCGGCCTGTCTCTTCGCTGGCAGAGGAGACATAAGTGAAGGATGGCGAGGTAAGGTTAACATGCAGCATATCTTCGAAGCCGAGCAGCGCCACCTGTTGCGTGAGAAACACATCTTTGCCAGGCGTACGACCAACCTGATAAATAGCGCTGATACTGCCAATCATCGCATTTGGTGAATGGCAGAGCAGCGCCGTAATTGTGTTGTTATTCTCCAACAGATGACGCGTTACCAGGCTTGCCGCCTGGGTACTTTCAGCACAGGCGGGCGTTAATGTCTCCCGAAGCGTCATCCCGTACTGTGCCAGGGCGCTGCTAAAACCCAACAGACGCTGCTGGCGAATCCGATCGTTCTCCGTGCCGCCGATATAGGCGATATTACGGTGGCCGCGTTCAATCAGATAGCGGGTGGCCTGAGAGGCTGCCTGCCGGTTATCTCGCATCACTAAATTACAGCCATCCTGTTGCAGGGATTGCGAAACCACCACCAGCGGCAGCGGACAGCGGCGGATCTTTTCCGGCAGCAAGGCGGCGGTGACATCTGATGCCAGATAGATCACTCCCGCGACGCCCTGCTGTTTGAAGGAGAGCAGGCAGCGCTCAAGCGCGTCGCCTTCATCCTGCGGCTGTCGCAGAAATACCATATAGTGCTGACGTTCCAGCTCCTGCACGATACTCGCCATCACTTTAACGGCAAAGCTGTCGCTGAAATCAGGCACAATCAGGCCAATCAGGTTGGAAGTATTGGCGCGCAGATTGGCGGCGGCCACATTATGCACATAGCCCAGCGCGCTCATCGCTTCATGCACCCGCGCTATGGTGGCAGCGGAAATCTTTCCTTT of Pantoea alhagi contains these proteins:
- a CDS encoding LacI family DNA-binding transcriptional regulator produces the protein MKRVSIVEVAKQAGVSVSTVSLVLRQKGKISAATIARVHEAMSALGYVHNVAAANLRANTSNLIGLIVPDFSDSFAVKVMASIVQELERQHYMVFLRQPQDEGDALERCLLSFKQQGVAGVIYLASDVTAALLPEKIRRCPLPLVVVSQSLQQDGCNLVMRDNRQAASQATRYLIERGHRNIAYIGGTENDRIRQQRLLGFSSALAQYGMTLRETLTPACAESTQAASLVTRHLLENNNTITALLCHSPNAMIGSISAIYQVGRTPGKDVFLTQQVALLGFEDMLHVNLTSPSFTYVSSASEETGRQAAALILRKLSEPDLPPQRITLSGQLVVRESA